A genomic window from Ciona intestinalis chromosome 8, KH, whole genome shotgun sequence includes:
- the LOC100187012 gene encoding uncharacterized protein LOC100187012: MLSMKLTLVLVCFCFALANAMSVRQCECTFHDAKDNVLEKIIITCNKQWLTTQRHICVCSEQHKTIKEYFEGKLDCSKARSRTMEEVEVAERAEITGNLKCELQSNSLYEYHCQLA, encoded by the exons ATGCTTTCCATGAAACTAACTTTGGTCCTGGTATGTTTCTGCTTTGCACTTGCAAACGCTATGTCGGTGAGGCAAT GCGAATGTACGTTTCATGATGCAAAAGACAACGTGCTCGAAAAAATCATCATAACCTGCAACAAACAATG GCTTACCACCCAAAGGCACATTTGTGTTTGCTCCGAACAACACAAAACCATAAAGGAATATTTCGAAGGGAAGCTTGACTGTTCAAAGGCAAGG AGTCGAACTATGGAAGAAGTAGAAGTAGCAGAGAGAGCTGAAATCACAGGCAATCTGAAATGTGAATTGCAGTCAAACAGCTTGTACGAGTACCATTGCCAACTGGCATAA
- the LOC100184619 gene encoding beta-1,3-galactosyl-O-glycosyl-glycoprotein beta-1,6-N-acetylglucosaminyltransferase 3-like produces the protein MALGINGNQVCSFIECDFCLNSRNRRGVKFLTRCFYVTLSLWIFGSLLLMMVKEDNTTTHKQIEKKEKERNVFEQFNKLRPTEGNDYEATMNLNIPAHRNTTHHENNFEEFRIEPNPLLPYLDCKGVLEGRDEAIVAARLKSLELKSKLFEDRRNQFENFGGSLIQLADNCTRFKRERNYVTSALTTEESNYPIAYILTVHTNIAAMERLLRAIYRPQNIYCVHVDRKSSQEFQASVRKISGCFQNVFVPSNLTEVHYTHWSRVQADLNCMHNLIDRKEQVQWRYVINLCGAEFPLKTNFEVVRSLKNLYGYNSMESVIPPPHKTKRYEYHFVLPDTQGDYVVMDKTNIKKEPSPLDIPMFIGSAYYVLKRQAVEFIMTDSEVQKFFKWNKDTYSPDEHMWATLQRYYPRLPGSFPPHVKYDQNELQTITKLVKWGGLDTLVYPKCSGVYSRGICMLGVGDLSWLLQQHHLFANKFDSHIDPYAIECLDIFLRNKTISQAVKYNSVGFI, from the exons ATGGCGCTTGGTATCAATGGTAACCAAGTTTGTTCGTTTATTGAATGTGACTTTTGTCTAAACAGCCGAAATCGTCGTGGAGTGAAATTCTTAACGCGTTGTTTTTACGTGACGTTGTCGCTATGGATATTTGGTTCTTTATTATTAATGATGGTAAAAGAAGACAACACTACTACCCACAAACAAAtcgaaaaaaaggaaaaagaaCGGAACGTTTTTGAACAATTCAATAA GTTACGACCAACCGAAGGAAATGATTATGAAGCtacaatgaatttaaac ATACCCGCCCACAGAAACACAACACACCATGAAAACAACTTTGAAGAATTCAGAATCGAGCCAAATCCATTGCTCCCATATTTGGATTGCAAAGGCGTATTGGAAGGAAGagacgaagcaatcgttgccGCTAGACTAAAATCCTTAGAGCTAAAGTCAAAG CTATTCGAAGATCGACGTAATCAGTTCGAAAACTTTGGTGGAAGTTTAATACAACTTGCTGACAACTGCACGCGATTCAAACGAGAAAGGAATTACGTCACATCCGCTCTTACAACAGAAGAATCGAATTACCCGATTgcttatattttaactgtacATAC AAACATTGCTGCTATGGAACGGTTGCTGCGTGCAATATACCGCCCCCAGAACATATACTGCGTACACGTTGATCGAAAATCTTCGCAAGAGTTTCAAGCCAGTGTTCGGAAAATTTCAGGATGTTTCCAAAATGTGTTCGTTCCGAGTAATTTAACTGAGGTTCATTATACGCACTGGAGCCGTGTTCAAGCGGATCTAAATTGTATGCacaatttgattgacag AAAGGAGCAAGTTCAATGGAGGTATGTAATCAATCTGTGTGGGGCAGAGTTCCCACTTAAAACCAACTTCGAAGTGGtaagaagtttaaaaaacttgtatGGATACAATAGCATGGAGTCTGTCATTCCCCCACCCCATAAAACGAAAAG ATACGAATACCACTTTGTGCTTCCCGACACGCAAGGCGATTATGTCGTAATGGATAAAACTAACATAAAAAAGGAACCGTCACCGTTGGATATTCCCATGTTCATTGGAAGTGcttattatgtattaaaacgTCAGGCAGTAGAGTTTATTATGACAG ATTCAGAGGTTCAGAAATTCTTTAAATGGAACAAAGACACTTACTCACCAGATGAGCATATGTGGGCAACACTGCAAAGATACTACCCAAGATTACCTGGTAGTTTTCCACCTCATGTCAAGTATGACCAAAATGAATTACAGACCATTACGAAACTTGTAAAGTGGGGTGGGCTTGATACATTGGTCTATCCTAAATGCTCTGGTGTTTATAGCAGGGGAATCTGTATGTTGGGAGTTGGAGACCTGAGTTGGTTGTTGCAACAGCATCATTTATTTGCTAATAAGTTTGAtagtcatatagatccttatGCAAttgaatgtttggatatttttttaagaaataaaactataaGTCAAGCAGTAAAGTACAACTCTGTTGgttttatataa